In Candidatus Margulisiibacteriota bacterium, one DNA window encodes the following:
- a CDS encoding secondary thiamine-phosphate synthase enzyme YjbQ, with the protein MKTHTEYLTVNTKASREIVNITSDVAEAVKKSGVKEGMVLVSAMHITASIFINDEESGIKQDFMEWAEKLAPFNLKYNHHRTGETNGDAHMKSILFNHEVIIPITKGELDFGPWQQVFYGEWDGQRRKRIVIKVMGE; encoded by the coding sequence ATGAAAACCCATACTGAATATTTGACCGTTAACACCAAAGCGTCCCGCGAGATAGTTAATATCACGAGTGACGTGGCCGAGGCGGTCAAAAAGTCGGGGGTTAAAGAGGGGATGGTCCTCGTCTCTGCCATGCATATCACCGCTTCGATCTTTATTAATGATGAAGAATCCGGAATCAAGCAAGACTTTATGGAATGGGCCGAAAAATTGGCTCCCTTTAATCTCAAATATAATCATCACCGGACCGGCGAAACGAACGGCGATGCCCACATGAAGTCGATCCTTTTTAATCACGAAGTCATCATCCCGATCACCAAGGGGGAGCTCGATTTTGGCCCCTGGCAGCAGGTCTTTTATGGCGAATGGGACGGCCAGCGGAGGAAGAGGATAGTCATTAAAGTAATGGGAGAATAG